CGGATTGGTGCCGAAGACCGGTTCATAGGAGCCGTGCATGGCCACCCGTTCCGGCGACCTGCTGAACACGAAACTTACAAACCCTCTCCGAGCCAGTTCAGAGGCGACATAGCCAATGGCGCCGGAGGAGGTGTTGGTATTGAAGGTCCCCGCGATCCCGAATCCGCTGGTCTCGGCCTTCGCCGCGACGATCTCCATGGCCTTGCGCACCACGACCATGGCATGGTTGCGGTTGCCGTTGATGCGCGCCGAGAGGGGTGTTTCCTTTTCGATGACGATCTCTCTGGCAGCAGGATCCCTGGGAATCCCCTTGCCGATCAGTTTCACCACTCCCTGATTGTTGCCGCGCAGTTGAGCATACAGGAGTATTTCGCGGATCGCCACGGTCTCCTCTTCATCGTAGCCGAAGCTGGCAATGGCTTTCGTGGTCAGGTCCTTGAGCTCATTGATGGATATTTTCATGGGTCTTCCTCTGGATTCGATCGGCGTAAAAGCCTAGTGCCAGTCGGCAGGTTCAGTACCATGGTTATTGCATCATTGCGTTACATATTTTGCGGGCAGCGACCTACCGCTGAAAGGATAAAACACCGCATGGCAGCGGAAGTTGCAGTCGTAGCTTCACGAAGGAGGAGCGCTGCAAGCACCAGCGATCATGGCGGCCCGACCTTTCATTCTAACCGCCATTCATGGCGGCGCGGACGATCTTTATTCAAACCAGTAAAATACTGAGAGCTCCAAACACTATTGCGTCGGCAAGGACGGCAGGTAAGGGCCGGATGGTGGACAAGTGAGGCCGGCCATGGTGCGGTATGGAGGAGCCAACCGAGAGGGACCACGTCTCCTTTGATGAGATAGAAGCCCTGAGGCAGGAGGTCCAGAACGAGATAGGGAGGGAAGAGAGGAACCTATCGTTAATCGGAAGACACTCCCAACGGGCCCATCGTCTTATACCGTTGCTCATAGCCGTGCTCATCCTCAATCTCATCTTCTTGTTCACCATTCCCAACTATGGCCTCTACTGGATAGTGGCCAGCTTCTTCGTCTACATGTACTACTTCATTGTGCTTCTCTTCCCCACGACAAGAAGGATCAGGTCCCCGGGAGAGAAGAGGATGAGCTGGATATCGGGAACGCGGACGAATCGGAGGAGGGAGTTCAAGGGCGTGATCGTGCGAGGGAAGAAGGCCGTGGCCATCGCCTTCTGGAACTCCTTCTTTATCGGCACTCAGACCCTGGCCAGGGGAATCGATTTGATACTGGCGGTCAGCCTCATCTTCGTCATCCTGGGCCTGGTCCGGGGGACGTTGGACCTCTTCTCTGCAACGGTGGTGATACTTCAGATAATCGCCATAATGGGTTATTATCAGGTCATCATCCATTATCGGCCGTACTCCAAGGACTTCCTGAGGACCGTGGGCAGGGTGAGAAGGAGCAGGAACGCCCAGTTGCGCTGGGTGTCCTACTTCAAGGGGGTGTTCATCGTCCTTGTCCTGGCGGCCATATTCGCGGTCTTCCTTGTCAGCGCCATCTTCCTTCCCAAGAAGTCCCTCGACACCGTGGTCAATTCCTTGGACGCCAGCATCGTCCTGACCGTCCTCGGACTGGTCGTCATCTTCGCCTCCCATTTCATCATCATACGTTATCTTCAGGGCTTCGACAGCGCAAGGATCACCAGCCTATTCATCCACACTAAGCTGAGCTTCCTCCGATCTGAAATATGGAGCGGCCTCGACCGCCTCGAAGGAAGACCCATGGACGAGGAAGGGAGGGCCTCGTTCCGCGCTCTCCGTAGAAGGTTCGAGGTATCGCGGATATACAGGATCGCTTACAAGGACATCTTTGGCATACTTCCCACCTACCCCATTATCGTGGACTTCTCCGCCATACTGGAGAAGGATGTCGCCGATGCCTTGGACGAGGAGATCCCCCTCGACCTGATTACGTGATCGCGGCATGGTCTTGGCCAGATCCGGTCTTGGCCGAGCTTATGGGTCGAAGGTCAACTCCAGCCTTCAGGAAGAGATTGTCACGTTCCTGCGAGCCATCGCGCCTTCGAGCCCTCATATCGGCGGGATGCCCTCTGGCCCCTTTCGGCAGGACAAGAATGGATTAGAATGCCCCGTGGCCTAGGACCTGGAAGTACCGCCACACGCCCAGCAAGATCCATATCAGCAATATCGCGAGAACGGTCAGCCCAACAAGCAGCCATAGGCTCGTCCTCTCCTCCTCATCCTCGCTCTCCGTCCCCTCCGAGGCGTCTACGATCTCCTCAATGGGCACAGGCCTGCCGTCGACTTCGTTGGAAACCTCGGCGTAATCGGACAACTTCTCACTCCCAAGACCATGAATCGGCGATTGAGATATTTACATTTACGGAGAATCGACAGATCGCATACTGATCAAATGACAGATCGGGCGACGGATCGCGCCCATACCTGAATTGTACGGCAAGGAACGTGCTTATCCGTGCATGATGCCCCATCGGTTCTGATGGCCATGCATGCGGGGAACGGCCCGGCGGCCCTATTGACGAATTGGGTGCGCCTTCGACCCCTGGAGGCACGGGACGCCGACGCCGTGTTCACCTTCAAGTCGGACCCCCAGGTAACCAGCTGCTACGTGCATGGGCCCTACCCACCGTGGAGCGCACCAGGGAGTGGGTGAGCCGGAACATCGAAGATCAGCGGAGAGCCCGGTCATCTTCTGGGCAAGAGGCTCAGGGAGGCCGGCGGACCGATCTGCATCCCGCCTATGTAACTTCAATGGCGGTCACACCTGCGCTGAGCCGGGCTACGAGTTCCACTCCGTTCAGTGGCGCAGAGGACTCATGACCGAGACCCTGTTGGCCATCCTGGACTTCGAGGGGGAACTCGGACTGCACCAGATCGAGGCCGATTCCCTGGCCACGAACCAGGCATCCATAGGTTTCCTGCTCAAGATCGGCTTCCAGCATGAGGGGACGCTGCGCCAGCTCAGATGTTCGAGCGGCGCTACATCGACCTATGGTGTTTCGGGCTACCGCGGGACTAATGGTTGTGCAAATAGTCTCGCAGTCGCTCGGCGAAATCAATCCGGCACGGCCGCCGGCCGGCGCGGGGCCTACAGTGCCAAGAGCTCAGCCTGCCGCAGCTCCTCGGCGAGCTTCTCCACGGCGACCCCCACATCCTCCGGTCTTCTCGCCCCGGTGCACACCAGCCTGCCGGAGCCGAACAGCAGGATGACCACCTTGGGATCGTCCATGCGGTACACGAGGCCGGGGAACACCTCCGGCTCGTACTCCACCCGTTCCAGGCCGAGGGTGATGACCACCGAGGCGAGATTGATGGGACTCTCCAGGTTGGACGAGGCCACGATGTTCTGTACCTCCACGGTCGGCGATTTCTCGACCTTGACGCCTGCACCCCTCACGCTCTCGGTGACCTTGTCCACAGCGATCTGGACATGCTTGAGCGTCTTTGCCCCGGTGCACACCAGCTTGCCGCTGCGGAACAGCAGGGTAGCGGTCTTGGGCTGCTTCAAACGGAAGACTAATCCGGGGAACGACTCGGGGTTGTACTCGGATCCTGGCATGGACTGGACAAGCTTGCTGAGGTCGAGTTCACAGCCTAGGCTCGCCGACGCCACAATGTTCTGTATCTCGTAGTTCGTTATATCTATGCCCCGTGGCGGGTAGGTATTTCCTTATATAAGTCGGGAATGCCTCGCTGTTACGTACTTTTAGTCCCAGAGAGCACTTTTCTCCATGGAGGGATAGCTTCAATTCCGAGGCAATAGTTATTCTGCGGGAGCGAGGCCGCCGCCGTCCCTGAAATCCCAGCAGCCAATGTCTTCAGCACTTCCATTCGTTCATGGAGTAAGCTTATTACGAAGCATGCTGAATGGGAGTAGATGACCTCGAAGATCCAGATCCTCAGCGAGGAGCTCAACCGCAATTTCAAGGAGCGCGACGATGAGATCGCCGGTTCCCTCCTGGCCATGATCTCCGGGGAGCACGTGTTGTTCATCGGGCCCCCAGGCACGGCGAAGAGCATGCTTGCCAGGGAGATGTGCGGGTGCATCAGGGGGGGTAACTTCTTCTACTATCTGCTAACCAGGTTCACCACTCCGGACGAGATATTCGGTCCCTTGTCCCTGGCCTCCCTCCAGGCAGACATCTTCAGCCGCAAGATCGGTGGTTATCTGCCGTCGGCCAACGTGTCGTTCCTGGATGAGATATTCAAGGCTAACTCTTCGATCCTTAACTCACTGCTCACCATCCTCAACGAGCGCCGGTACCATAACGGCTCGGAGATCCTCGAAGTTCCCCTGATCTCGGTGTTCGGGGCGTCCAACGAGCTGCCGGAGGAGAACGAGTCCTTGGAAGCGCTCTACGACCGCTTCCTGTTCCGCTACTACATCGGGTACGTGCAGGACGAGACCAACTTTGTCGAATTGATCATGGGCCACGCCGAGGACTTCGCTCCCTCGGTGCGGCTGGCGCTCGACGAGATCTGGGAGATCCAGAGGGAAGCGGGCAGCGTGCCCATCGACAACGACGTCCTCGATTCACTGGTGACCCTGAGGAAAGAGTTCCGTTCCACCGGGGTCAGCGTGTCTGATCGGCGGTGGAAGAAGATGGTATGGGTCATGAAGGTGGCCGCCCACGCCATCGGGCGGGAGCATGTGGACAAGACCTTCCTGCCCATCCTGCAGCACATGCTGTGGAACCGCCCTGAGGAGCGCGTTACCCTGAGGAAGCGGCTGCTGGAGATGGCGGTGGCCGGGGGCATCAACATCGAGCGGGAGCAGAAGGACCTCCGGGACCTTCATGCCTCGGCGGTGCTGGCCAAGGATTTCGTTCTCCCGCTGGAGGCGACCTGCACATCATGCGAGAAGGTGTTCACTGCCTGGAAGGAACTGGTCGACCATGTGTCCATACATCCAGACCATGCTTACACCCTGCCGGGCGTGGATGGTCTTTATCAGGTGCGGAAGCACCGCGTCTCGCCGCGCCTCCTGCCCAACCTAGTGGAGCTGTTCGACTCCCGGGGGGAGACGGTCAAGCTCAGTCTAACCGTCAAGGACCGGGAGCTGTACCTCGGCGAGGTGGAAGACTTCGAGGAGGAGCTCGGGAACCTGGAGGGTGATCTCGGGAGGGAGCGGGCCGCGCTTTTGGAGCGTTTGGGCAGCAACATCTGGCTCACCCCGAAGGACCGTGAGGACATCCTCGCCCAGTATGACACAAAAACGATGGCAATGAGCGAGATGAAGAGGCTGCTCGTCGACACCCGGAGGATCGTCCTCTCAGAGGACGTGGTGGAACCCTGAGGGATCGCATGACCGAAGCAGGCGGGGTGCGCTGGCGCAAGGCGGTCAACGATGATTCGGTCAGGCTGGTGACCGGAAGGCCCAGACGCCTCCCCCGGAAGAAGCGGGAGGAGATCGCGGCCATTCTGGCCCAGGAGCTACTAGGCACCCGCGAGGTAGTCGACGTCCGCCGGCACGCCGGTCGTTACGGTTCCTTCCACGTCATCCTCAGGGCGCTGAGGCCCACCGAGGAATGGGGTCGGCTCAGGGACATGGCCGCGAGGAGCGACATAATCGCCGCCCTCTCCCTGCGCCACGCCATCGGCGCCGTGCTGGACATCCTGGATCGCACCACCCCCCTGCCGGCGGGGACTCCGGCGGAACAGAGCCTCAACGGTCTCATCGCCCTCACTCAGGTCGCCTGGCAGAGAGGGGCATCGGTAAGCGTCGATAACTTGGCCAGGGCGGTGGAGGAGTTCGATGCCGCCGATGAGCGGGGAGAGGCTCGCGACGTCCTGGTCCAGGCCCTCCACGCCCGCCTGGCCGGAGTGGTGGAGGAAATGCAGCATTACATGGAGATGCTGGCCATGATGAAGCAGATGCTCCCCTCCGGCGACGACGAGACCTTCATCGAGGAGGTATTCCTCGAGTACATGCGCAACATCGATCGGATGAACGCGCTACTAAAGCGGAGCAGGGACATCCAGCAGGTGATCGACCTCATGGGGAAGTTGGACGTGGAGTATGGGGCACACCAGGACCGCGCCAAGAGCTTCGCCCCTTCGGAGGCGTACGATCTCGGGCTATCCAGCGACCTCCGTCACGTTCTCCCGGTCGAGCTCCTCAAGCTCAAGGTCCCCATCCTCAGAGTCCTATTCTTCTCCCAGCTGCTGGAAGGGAACCTGCTGACCTACGAACTCCGGGGGCTCAACTGGAACGACGCGCCGGAGAAGCGGAAGAAGGGGCCGATCATCGCCCTCATCGACGCCTCAGGCTCCATGGGCGGGCAGCCGGAGCTGATCGCCAAAGCTTTCATCCTCATGCTGGCAAAGCGCATGGAGCGGGAGGGAAGAGACATCAAGGTCATCCTCTTCGCCGCCTCCGACTGGAAGCTGGAGATCAACCTGGCGGACAAGATGAAGGTGGCCAAGAGCCTCCTGGACACCATGTGCCTCAGTTTCGAAGGTTACACCGACTTCAATTCCGCGCTGCGCCTCGGGCTGGAAGCGGTCAAGGGGGATAAGTGGAACGGCGCGGACGTGCTGTTCTTCACCGACGGCGAGTCCAAAGTATCCGACGAAGGGCTGGTCCGGGAGTGGAACGACTTCAAGAAGCGGACCAGCTCCAGGATCTTCACCCTCATAGTGAACAACGTGAACGCGGGGGGCCTGGAGAAAGTATCCGATAAGATATGGACGCTCCCCACTGGTACCTGGGACGTCGAGGGCAGCCCGTCCAGCATCATAAAATTGGTGGCCCGGGGCTGACGCTCCTGGAAGGAGACTATCAATAATCCGGCGTCAGGTCGGATTTGCTATGATCGTGCTGCTTTCGTATCCCATCACCGGACGGACCCCGCTGTTCCCCGGAACAGCGCCGGTGGAACTAGGCACAGATGATGGTCCTGAGCGTCCCACGCCGGTGTCCACCGTGGTCCGCTTCAACGCCCATTCGGGCACCCACATCGATGCTCCCAGACATTTCTGTCCGCTAGGGTTGACAGTCCAAGAGGCGATCGGGCCGATCAACGAATACGCCACAGTCCTGTGCCTCGATGTGCCGGCCGAAGGCACTATGGCGCTGACTGAGGGGCATCTCCCTCACATGCCCGCCTCTCATCAGGTGGACGGCGTCCTCATCCGGACCGGCACTCATCGGCGCCGTGCAGATGCTCAGGCATACAGTGCGGACCACCCGTTTCTCACATCCCCTCTGACCCGCCATCTGGTAGAGTGGTTCCCCCGCCTGAGGATACTGGGCATCGACTGCGTATCTCTCGCTCACCCCGATCATGTCGATGAAGGAGCCGAGGTGCACAGGGCTCTTCTCTGCAGGGATCGGCCGATTCTCATCCTGGAGGATATGGACCTTTCATACAACGGCCTCGCTCGAACGTCGTTCAGGCTCATCGTCGTCCCCGTGCTGCACGACCGGCTCGATGGCACTCCGGCGGTCGTGCTTGCCATCCTTCCTGATCCTTGGTCAGAAGAGCAGGTCGTACAGTTAGAAGGAGGCAAAAAAGACAAAGAACGAGATGGCGACGACCATGGCGGCAATAGTCGCCCTGGACGGCCTGACCCAGGGCGGTAGTCTGGGGACGTTCAGGTACAGGGCGGTAATCGATACGAAGGGAATCTGGATCGCCTCAATGGAGCCGGCCAGGATCAGGAACTCAACCGGTTCTGGCCTGATGATGATGGCTACTGCAGGCACGATCCCCATGAGCCCGAAAAGGAGGATGAACCGCACGTCCTGGGCCGGACCGGGGTCGATCGTGGGGCGAGCTGTTTTAACAGGAGGCCGAGGCTCTCGGTGAACATTCGGCTCCATCCGTCCAAGTTGGTGATGACCGGGCTCCAGAAGGCGATGAACGCCGCCACGATCATCGTCCATGTGCCCACCGGCCCCCACACTGCACCGAGCAGTCGGCTCAGCACATCGGTGACCGCATCACCCTCTGGCACCAGACCTTCCGGCCGTAGCAGCTCGGTCCCCAACACCAGGAGGGAGATGAGGAGGACCAGGATAAGGGCCGAGGAAACGACGGTGGATGTGGTCATTAACCTAATCCATCTCTTTGCTTCCGACACCTCATGCTCGTTCAGGGG
This DNA window, taken from Methanomassiliicoccus sp., encodes the following:
- a CDS encoding AAA family ATPase, encoding MTSKIQILSEELNRNFKERDDEIAGSLLAMISGEHVLFIGPPGTAKSMLAREMCGCIRGGNFFYYLLTRFTTPDEIFGPLSLASLQADIFSRKIGGYLPSANVSFLDEIFKANSSILNSLLTILNERRYHNGSEILEVPLISVFGASNELPEENESLEALYDRFLFRYYIGYVQDETNFVELIMGHAEDFAPSVRLALDEIWEIQREAGSVPIDNDVLDSLVTLRKEFRSTGVSVSDRRWKKMVWVMKVAAHAIGREHVDKTFLPILQHMLWNRPEERVTLRKRLLEMAVAGGINIEREQKDLRDLHASAVLAKDFVLPLEATCTSCEKVFTAWKELVDHVSIHPDHAYTLPGVDGLYQVRKHRVSPRLLPNLVELFDSRGETVKLSLTVKDRELYLGEVEDFEEELGNLEGDLGRERAALLERLGSNIWLTPKDREDILAQYDTKTMAMSEMKRLLVDTRRIVLSEDVVEP
- a CDS encoding cyclase family protein, which gives rise to MIVLLSYPITGRTPLFPGTAPVELGTDDGPERPTPVSTVVRFNAHSGTHIDAPRHFCPLGLTVQEAIGPINEYATVLCLDVPAEGTMALTEGHLPHMPASHQVDGVLIRTGTHRRRADAQAYSADHPFLTSPLTRHLVEWFPRLRILGIDCVSLAHPDHVDEGAEVHRALLCRDRPILILEDMDLSYNGLARTSFRLIVVPVLHDRLDGTPAVVLAILPDPWSEEQVVQLEGGKKDKERDGDDHGGNSRPGRPDPGR
- a CDS encoding VWA domain-containing protein yields the protein MTEAGGVRWRKAVNDDSVRLVTGRPRRLPRKKREEIAAILAQELLGTREVVDVRRHAGRYGSFHVILRALRPTEEWGRLRDMAARSDIIAALSLRHAIGAVLDILDRTTPLPAGTPAEQSLNGLIALTQVAWQRGASVSVDNLARAVEEFDAADERGEARDVLVQALHARLAGVVEEMQHYMEMLAMMKQMLPSGDDETFIEEVFLEYMRNIDRMNALLKRSRDIQQVIDLMGKLDVEYGAHQDRAKSFAPSEAYDLGLSSDLRHVLPVELLKLKVPILRVLFFSQLLEGNLLTYELRGLNWNDAPEKRKKGPIIALIDASGSMGGQPELIAKAFILMLAKRMEREGRDIKVILFAASDWKLEINLADKMKVAKSLLDTMCLSFEGYTDFNSALRLGLEAVKGDKWNGADVLFFTDGESKVSDEGLVREWNDFKKRTSSRIFTLIVNNVNAGGLEKVSDKIWTLPTGTWDVEGSPSSIIKLVARG
- a CDS encoding TATA-box-binding protein translates to MDITNYEIQNIVASASLGCELDLSKLVQSMPGSEYNPESFPGLVFRLKQPKTATLLFRSGKLVCTGAKTLKHVQIAVDKVTESVRGAGVKVEKSPTVEVQNIVASSNLESPINLASVVITLGLERVEYEPEVFPGLVYRMDDPKVVILLFGSGRLVCTGARRPEDVGVAVEKLAEELRQAELLAL